From a region of the Candidatus Dormiibacterota bacterium genome:
- a CDS encoding GMC family oxidoreductase, with protein MATEHYEVIIIGTGAGGGTLAHTLAPSGRKLLLLERGNFLPRELENWDPKAVFQENRYISKETWLDADGRPFQPQVHYFVGGATKVYGASLYRLRPQDFGDVRHIDGVSPAWPLGYDDFEPYYSKAEWLYQIHGNRGEDPTEGYASKPYPWPAVSNEPRMAALMSDLAAAGYHPFHAPCGILLDEADPPRSACIRCKWCDGYPCLVHAKSDAEVLAVRPILDMPNVTLLVGAEVVKLETGDSGRTVTKVIVERRGAREEYSSDVVVVSAGAANSAKLLLRSANDAHPRGLANGSGQVGRNYMFHNCAAVMAVSLEKNPTVFQKTLALNDFYFGERDFAYPMGNIQMVGKSQPPMYRGERPRETALAPEFTLQELSDHSVDFWLTTEDLPRPENRITVAADGTITLSYQPTNREEFARLFRRLEAMLGGIGMRPRRLLQRNHYFEQDVPIAGVGHQVGTCRFGVDPATTVLDLTCKTHEIDNLYVVDTSFFPSIGAVNPALTAMANAIRVGEHLAERLRGGAAT; from the coding sequence GTGGCGACCGAGCATTACGAGGTCATCATCATCGGTACGGGCGCGGGCGGAGGTACGCTCGCGCACACGCTCGCGCCCTCAGGTAGGAAGCTGCTCTTGCTCGAGCGTGGGAACTTCCTACCGCGCGAGCTCGAGAACTGGGACCCCAAGGCCGTGTTCCAGGAAAACCGTTACATCTCGAAAGAGACGTGGCTCGACGCGGACGGCAGGCCGTTTCAGCCGCAGGTTCATTATTTCGTCGGGGGAGCGACCAAGGTGTACGGGGCGTCGCTCTATCGGCTGCGGCCGCAAGATTTTGGAGACGTCCGGCACATCGACGGGGTGTCGCCGGCATGGCCGCTCGGGTACGACGATTTCGAGCCGTATTATTCGAAAGCCGAGTGGTTGTATCAGATTCACGGCAACCGCGGCGAGGATCCGACCGAAGGGTATGCGAGCAAGCCCTATCCGTGGCCGGCCGTGTCCAACGAGCCGCGCATGGCTGCGCTCATGAGCGATCTCGCGGCTGCGGGTTACCACCCGTTCCATGCGCCGTGCGGGATACTGCTCGACGAAGCCGATCCGCCGCGCAGCGCGTGCATCAGATGCAAATGGTGCGACGGGTACCCGTGCCTCGTCCACGCGAAATCCGATGCCGAGGTTCTCGCAGTTCGGCCGATCCTCGACATGCCGAACGTGACGCTCCTGGTCGGAGCAGAGGTCGTCAAACTCGAGACCGGAGACTCAGGCCGCACCGTGACGAAGGTGATCGTCGAGCGACGTGGCGCTCGCGAAGAGTACTCGAGCGACGTCGTCGTCGTCTCTGCCGGCGCTGCGAACTCGGCGAAGCTGCTCCTTCGCTCAGCGAACGACGCGCATCCTCGGGGGCTTGCGAACGGCTCGGGACAGGTCGGGCGCAACTACATGTTCCACAACTGCGCGGCGGTGATGGCCGTCTCGCTCGAGAAAAACCCGACGGTCTTCCAAAAGACGCTGGCCCTCAACGATTTCTACTTCGGCGAGCGCGACTTCGCATATCCGATGGGTAACATTCAAATGGTGGGGAAATCGCAACCCCCGATGTATCGCGGCGAGCGCCCGCGCGAGACCGCCCTGGCACCCGAGTTCACGCTGCAAGAGCTTTCCGATCACTCCGTCGATTTTTGGCTGACGACCGAAGACCTGCCACGTCCCGAGAACCGCATCACCGTCGCGGCGGACGGGACGATCACGCTGTCGTACCAGCCGACGAATAGGGAAGAGTTCGCGCGCCTCTTTCGCCGGCTCGAGGCGATGCTCGGCGGCATCGGCATGCGGCCGCGTCGCCTGCTGCAGCGCAACCACTACTTCGAGCAAGACGTGCCGATCGCCGGCGTCGGGCATCAGGTGGGAACCTGCCGCTTCGGCGTCGATCCGGCTACGACGGTTCTCGACCTCACCTGCAAGACGCACGAGATCGACAATCTCTACGTCGTCGACACGAGTTTCTTCCCCAGCATCGGCGCGGTGAACCCGGCTCTGACCGCGATGGCGAATGCGATCCGGGTCGGCGAACATCTTGCCGAGCGTCTGCGAGGAGGCGCGGCTACGTGA